One window of Balearica regulorum gibbericeps isolate bBalReg1 chromosome 20, bBalReg1.pri, whole genome shotgun sequence genomic DNA carries:
- the GPR21 gene encoding putative G-protein coupled receptor 21, with protein MNSSLVGNQSGRPFCLLAISYLETINFCLLEVVIIVFLMVLIISGNIIVIFVFHCAPLLNHHTTSYFIQTMAYADLLVGVSCLVPSLSLLHYPIVLSESLVCQIFGYVVSVLKSVSMASLACISIDRYIAITKPLTYNTLVTPWRLRICILIIWLYSCLVFLPSFHWGKPGYHGDVFQWCANSWNTDPYFTLFIVVMLYAPAAFIVCFTYFNIFRICQQHTKEINERRVRFSSQDGEAGEAQPCPDKRYAMVLFRITSVFYILWLPYIIYFLLESSNVYSNRVASFLTTWLAISNSFCNCVIYSLSNSVFQKGLKRLSGAICASCARQRVAKDSSTSRSKRSSNGCHV; from the coding sequence ATGAACTCCTCTTTGGTTGGCAACCAGAGTGGCCGGCCGTTTTGTCTCCTGGCCATTAGCTATCTGGAGACCATCAATTTTTGCCTTCTGGAAGTGGTTATTATTGTGTTCCTCATGGTGCTGATTATTTCGGGCAACATTATTGTGATATTTGTCTTTCACTGTGCACCTCTGCTGAACCATCACACCACCAGCTACTTCATCCAGACTATGGCGTATGCTGACCTCCTGGTGGGCGTGAGCTGTCTGGTGCCTTCTTTGTCTCTGCTGCACTACCCTATTGTTTTGAGTGAGTCCTTGGTTTGCCAAATCTTTGGTTATGTGGTATCAGTGCTGAAGAGCGTCTCCATGGCCTCTTTGGCGTGTATTAGTATTGACAGATACATTGCCATCACAAAACCACTGACCTACAACACGCTTGTTACCCCATGGAGACTTCGAATCTGCATACTGATCATTTGGCTGTACTCCTGCCTGGTCTTCTTACCCTCCTTTCACTGGGGAAAGCCTGGATATCACGGGGATGTGTTTCAGTGGTGTGCCAATTCCTGGAACACCGATCCCTATTTTACCCTCTTCATTGTGGTGATGCTCTATGCCCCGGCTGCTTTCATCGTCTGCTTCACTTACTTCAACATCTTCCGTATCTGCCAGCAGCACACCAAGGAGATCAACGAGAGGCGAGTGCGCTTCAGCTCTCAGGatggggaggctggggaggcacagccctgcccggACAAGCGCTATGCCATGGTTCTGTTCCGCATCACCAGTGTCTTCTACATCCTCTGGTTGCCCTACATTATCTATTTTCTGCTGGAGAGCTCCAATGTCTATAGTAACCGTGTTGCATCCTTCTTGACCACTTGGCTTGCCATTAGCAACAGTTTCTGCAACTGTGTCATTTACAGTCTGTCCAACAGTGTGTTTCAGAAGGGGCTTAAGCGTCTCTCGGGGGCTATTTGTGCTTCTTGCGCTAGACAGAGGGTAGCTAAGGACTCCTCTACCTCTAGGAGCAAAAGATCTTCCAATGGATGTCATGTCTAA